One Brassica napus cultivar Da-Ae chromosome C4, Da-Ae, whole genome shotgun sequence genomic region harbors:
- the LOC106417580 gene encoding uncharacterized protein LOC106417580, producing the protein MTNYEYSVGGRIWLVWRDDVCMTPVYKSDQLITCSVGLQGKDDFFYTGVYANNLAEERKELWEDLCHHQDSAMFRRKAWMIVGDFNEILDGEESSGFLENGRVSGGMREFQNVALHCNLSDMGYQGSMLGVTREKRDSYRFSNAYSVFEAGGCSDHLRCKIQLFPPKEKLRKPFKYVNVIGRLEGFLPLVKEYWDQTPILFHSTSAMFRFSKKLKNLKPLIRQLGKEKLGELSKKAKEAHEFLCEKQKKTLDDPSASSIQEEAVAYERWLHTFHNAIRVRKAQNSIREIRCSNGSSVTKPKDIKEEAVRFFSEFLNKFPDNYTGATSEELEELLKFRCSEEDCSLLEEHVTAEEIRKVVFAMPSNKSLGPDGFPSEFFKITWPIVAQDFTIAVQSVFRFGFLPKGVNSTILALVPKKTDSLEMRDYRPIACCNVLYKVVSKNLANRLKLILPRVISECQSAFVKGRLLMDNVMLATEHIERRLSRRDSGSNRGPRKVYTLDKAVYINSFVLGSGEWRACRKIDKAVHERKFQFHPKSKNLSLTHLCFADDLMVFVEGTKESIEGALSVFDGFAKWSGLSISIEKSTVYMAGIQEDEKRRILVGSWMWRKMLKLREIAKTFYILEIGSGRRISFWYYCWSEKGVIFDLAGERGFIALGIRKEATLEEAVLNLRRRRQHRSEVLREIEEALESVRSKIQSEKMDVSIWRRRSGYREIFSTNETWMLLRGTSVQCLWTRGTWFSMATPKHAFMTWLAMRGRLSTMGRVSRWSQGTDTTYVLCKTDVETLNHLFFECSYATQLWEHLVKGILGNAFTNGWSEMVRIISSGGYDKKSIFCIRYAF; encoded by the exons ATGACTAACTATGAATACAGTGTGGGAGGGAGAATATGGCTAGTGTGGAGAGATGATGTTTGTATGACGCCAGTTTATAAATCTGATCAGCTTATAACTTGCTCTGTGGGGTTGCAAGGCAAGGATGATTTCTTTTATACTGGAGTTTATGCAAATAATTTGGCAGAGGAAAGGAAGGAACTATGGGAAGATCTTTGTCACCATCAAGATTCTGCTATGTTCCGTCGTAAAGCTTGGATGATTGTAggagattttaatgagattTTGGATGGCGAGGAGAGTTCAGGGTTTCTGGAAAATGGTAGGGTATCAGGAGGTATGAGAGAGTTCCAAAATGTGGCTCTGCATTGCAACTTATCTGATATGGGTTATCAGGGCTCTATGCTTGGTGTAACAAGAGAGAAGAGGGATTCATAT AGGTTTTCAAATGCTTATTCAGTTTTTGAAGCGGGGGGATGTTCTGATCACTTGCGATGTAAAATTCAACTATTTCCTCCAAAAGAGAAGTTGAGGAAGCCATTCAAATACGTAAATGTTATTGGGAGATTGGAAGGATTTCTTCCATTAGTAAAGGAGTATTGGGATCAAACCCCTATACTATTTCACTCGACCTCTGCTATGTTTAGATTCTCGAAGAAATTAAAGAATCTAAAACCTCTGATACGTCAGCTTGGTAAAGAGAAGCTGGGAGAGCTCTCGAAGAAAGCAAAAGAAGCTCATGAGTTCCTCTgtgagaaacaaaagaagacTCTTGATGATCCGAGTGCAAGTTCCATACAAGAGGAAGCAGTGGCTTATGAGCGTTGGCTTCAT ACGTTTCATAATGCCATCAGAGTTCGTAAGGCGCAAAACTCTATTCGAGAGATAAGATGTTCTAACGGGAGTTCGGTTACTAAGCCGAAGGATATTAAAGAAGAAGCAGTCCGGTTCTTTTCAGAGTTTCTCAATAAGTTTCCTGATAATTACACTGGTGCTACTTCAGAAGAATTAGAAGAGCTGCTAAAGTTTCGTTGTTCTGAAGAGGATTGTAGTTTGTTGGAGGAACATGTGACTGCTGAGGAGATACGTAAAGTGGTCTTTGCTATGCCATCTAACAAGTCGCTTGGCCCTGATGGCTTCCCAAGCGAGTTTTTCAAAATAACTTGGCCCATTGTTGCTCAAGATTTTACTATAGCTGTTCAATCTGTCTTCAGGTTTGGGTTTCTTCCCAAAGGAGTAAACTCCACAATCCTGGCACTTGTTCCAAAGAAGACAGACTCGCTAGAGATGAGAGATTACCGCCCTATAGCTTGCTGTAACGTACTCTATAAGgttgtttcaaaaaatttagCAAACAGACTCAAGTTGATCCTTCCCCGTGTCATCTCAGAGTGTCAGTCTGCTTTTGTGAAAGGAAGACTGTTGATGGATAATGTCATGTTAGCTACTGAGCATATCGAAAGGAGACTGTCTCGCCGAGAT TCTGGAAGCAATAGGGGTCCCAGAAAGGTTTATACATTGGATAAAGCTGTGTATATCAACTCCTTCGTTCTCGGTTCAGGTGAATGGCGAGCTTGCAGG AAGATTGATAAGGCAGTGCATGAGAGGaagtttcagtttcatcctaaGAGTAAAAATCTTTCTCTTACTCATCTATGTTTTGCCGACGATCTAATGGTGTTTGTAGAAGGAACGAAAGAGTCTATTGAGGGAGCATTGTCTGTGTTTGATGGTTTTGCCAAATGGTCGGGCCTGAGTATCAGTATTGAGAAGTCGACGGTTTATATGGCTGGTATTCAAGAGGACGAAAAGAGGagaattttg GTGGGTTCATGGATGTGGAGGAAGATGTTGAAGCTTAGAGAGATAGCGAAGACATTCTACATATTAGAAATTGGCAGTGGGAGACGCATCTCTTTTTGGTATTATTGCTGGTCTGAAAAGGGTGTGATATTTGATCTTGCGGGCGAGAGAGGGTTTATTGCTTTGGGTATAAGAAAGGAAGCCACTCTGGAGGAAGCGGTGCTGAATTTAAGACGGAGAAGACAACATAGATCAGAGGTTTTGCGAGAGATAGAGGAGGCTCTTGAATCTGTGAGAAGTAAGATTCAGAGTGAGAAGATGGATGTCAGTATCTGGAGGAGGAGGTCGGGGTATCGAGAGATTTTCTCAACAAATGAAACTTGGATGTTGTTAAGGGGGACAAGTGTGCAATGTCTATGGACACGAGGGACTTGGTTCTCAATGGCTACACCTAAGCATGCATTCATGACATGGTTAGCCATGAGGGGAAGATTATCCACCATGGGCAGGGTATCGAGGTGGAGCCAGGGGACAGATACTACCTATGTGTTGTGCAAGACTGATGTGGAGACTCTAAATCACTTATTTTTCGAATGTTCTTATGCTACGCAGCTGTGGGAACATCTCGTAAAAGGTATTTTGGGTAATGCTTTCACAAATGGTTGGTCTGAAATGGTGAGGATAATCTCGAGTGGGGGTTATGATAAGAAGAGTATTTTCTGCATAAGATACGCCTTTTAA